The nucleotide sequence ACTGTTGCTTTTGCTGATGCAATATCTGTACATTGTCTGTTGTATAAAGTGCAGCATCGCCGATCAGGTAACGATTATTCAGCGCCTCTTTGTAGCATTTCAAATGCTTGCTGATGACTTTTTTAAAATTAGTGTTGTCGTTTATATTGCCACTGGATGCGGCCATGAATACGGGAATACCCGCCTGATTTTCAGTCATTAGGAGCAGTATCGCCTGATTTAATTCAGGTCGGTGATCTCTGCTGTATCCACGACAGATTTTAATGCAGTTCAGATCTTCTTCATCGACTTCAGACTCACTGTTATAACGACCGTCCACATGAAAGCTGGTTGAATCAAGATTCAGAGCATTACACGGCAGTTTCAAGACATTAACGGCCTTGACAGCCAGTGATAAATAGACCTCACTTACACCCAGTTCAAAAATTTGATCCAAGGCTCTGCCGAGTACACTTTCGTTGATATGTTCCGGCTCTATACCCGGCCGAATAAGTTTATCCAGTGGTTTGTCGGCGTGAAACTCAGGGAACATGTGGAGTGTGCGAGCAGTGAAGCCCAGTCCGTTAAGCAGCATTGAGACAACGGTTTCTCCGAAGGAAATCTTTCTGGTTTCAGATTGGTTGGGAACCAGAGAATCCAAGAGGTTAGCGATCCCGAGCTCTTTGCACATACCGGCCACCAACCCCGTATGGTCGATGCGTTGAATGTGAAATTGATGAGGTTGCATGGCATATGCTCAGTCTGAAAATTTTTTACATTTTAGATGGTTTTAGGAAATTCTCAGATTAAGTGCTGAATGACGGTTATATCATCGGTTCACTGTGGATTCTGGTGACCAACCTGCCTGCGGTAGTTGCCGGACTGAAAATGATTTTTATTGGTGCCTTTGACCCTATGGCTGCTACGGGTGGTGTTCTGGGCGCAACTATTAAAGAAGCGGTTCGTTATGGTGTTGCGCGTGGTCTTTTTTCCAATGAAGCGGGTATGGGTTCTACGCCTCATGCTCATGCTGTCGCGAAGGTAAAGCACCCGGCTGAGCAGGGTGCGGTCGCTATGTTCGGGGTGTTCTTTGATACGTTTATCATCCTGACTATCACTGCCCTGGTTATTCTGACCGTACCTGTTGATGGCACCATGACCGGTATTGCCCTGACCCAGAGTGCTTTCAGTGCCAGTATGGGCAGCTTTGGTGGTGTATTTATCGCCGTTGCATTGCTCTTCTTCGCATTCTCAACCATTGTTGGCTGGTATTTCTTTGGCGAAGCAAATATTCGCTATCTGTTCCGCAGTGATAAAGCGGTCAGCGTTTATGGCTGGCTGGTGATGCTGTTTGTTTTGCTGGGCTGTATGCTGAAAGTGGAGCTGGTCTGGGAGCTGGCGGATATGTTTAACGGAATGATGGTTCTGCCTAACCTGATTGGTTTGCTGATACTGGGTAAAGTCGTCACCAAACGAGTCAGAGAGTTTGAAAAAGACGACAGTGGTGAAAAAGACAGGGAATTGAAAGAAGCGACAGAATAAATTCTTTTCCAGAAGCCATCGGTTCTGATAAAAGCGATGGCTTTTATCGCTCAATGTCAAAATGACCTCGCACGGAGGTGTGGTAATGGTCTGTTTACTGTAGTGAGCATCCAGAATTCCAATTAAAATAGGTGAAGGGTTGCAACGATTGTTGGAATGGTTCTGTTAATGCTTGTAGCGGAGCTGTTGATGTTCGAGACGAACTACTTTGTCTGAATAGATTAAGCGCATTATTTTCGTCTATCCAAAATAAAAATATAAAATGTGCATTCCCAGTGTTCGAATCAGAGGTAAAAAATGGGAGTAATGAGTCATAGAATTGATTTAACCCCTTATTGAGAGCTTTAGATAAGTCATTCTTTTGTGCAGTAATATCTCCTTGTATCTTGAGAAGAGTCTTACGTGAAGAATTATCATTAAATTCTTGGCTTGACTCGTTTGATTGAATGGATGTGGAGGAAGAAGATTGTACGGAAGA is from Endozoicomonas gorgoniicola and encodes:
- a CDS encoding alanine/glycine:cation symporter family protein, encoding MLNDGYIIGSLWILVTNLPAVVAGLKMIFIGAFDPMAATGGVLGATIKEAVRYGVARGLFSNEAGMGSTPHAHAVAKVKHPAEQGAVAMFGVFFDTFIILTITALVILTVPVDGTMTGIALTQSAFSASMGSFGGVFIAVALLFFAFSTIVGWYFFGEANIRYLFRSDKAVSVYGWLVMLFVLLGCMLKVELVWELADMFNGMMVLPNLIGLLILGKVVTKRVREFEKDDSGEKDRELKEATE